One genomic region from Quercus robur chromosome 4, dhQueRobu3.1, whole genome shotgun sequence encodes:
- the LOC126723542 gene encoding lectin-like gives MNKMRVTVPDEPQRDSETDSVKKGKEIAAIKRKTRPSLNSLAILKEAGQSIDTSSPDKLCDQLHAGVFLKPNKLKYFVDKVLNKNCFVLFARELHIEWSDHQEYWQWNQDKDISGEDIEVAELLHVTWLEVRGTIWTVDLSPETLYEIVFVVKIIGGSISQFSMKLTMTYPNNESKKHHESLEEKPFDEWIEIWVGDFIMSPEIVGNLNFSLDATDQMSKDGLVVKCAIIRPKN, from the exons ATGAACAAGATGCGAGT TACGGTACCTGATGAACCACAGAGAGACAGTGAGACAGACTCAGTGAAAAAGGGGAAGGAAATTGCAGcaataaaaaggaaaacacGGCCCTCACTTAATTCCCTTGCCATTTTGAAAGAGGCAGGACAATCGATCGACACGTCTTCGCCGGACAAGCTGTGTGATCAGCTCCATGCTGGAGTATTCTTAAAGCCCAACAAACTG AAGTATTTTGTTGACAAGGTGTTGAATAAGAATTGCTTCGTATTATTTGCCAGAGAACTTCATATCGAATGGTCTGACCATCAAGAATATTGGCAATGGAACCAAGATAAAGATATAAG TGGTGAAGACATTGAAGTGGCTGAGCTATTACATGTAACTTGGTTAGAGGTTAGAGGAACGATTTGGACAGTTGATCTCTCACCAGAAACTCTGTATGAAATTGTATTTGTCGTAAAGATCATAGGTGGCAGTATATCGCAATTTTCAATGAAGCTTACTATGACGTACCCAAATAATGAATCTAAAAAACACCATGAAAGTTTAGAAGAAAAGCCTTTTGACGAGTGGATTGAGATCTGGGTGGGTGATTTTATAATGTCACCAGAAATAGTTGGAAACCTGAATTTCTCTCTAGACGCAACAGATCAAATGTCCAAGGACGGACTTGTTGTGAAATGTGCTATCATTCGACCGAAGAACTAA